The DNA sequence TCCTCCCTGTTTCTATCCATAAGATGTCGGCTATTTCTGGGAGAATAAAATATTGACGAGAATATCCTGAAGATTGGCCTTCTAGTCCTATCAATCCCCTCCCTCATATTGGAGATTTGCAAGGTCATGTAAAAATCAACAGTAATATGAAACGACTCATCTCAACCATTTGGGTCCTATTGATCGCTTCAAATCTATTAGGACAAGCGTGGGAACTGGCTTCCAATAAGCGGGGGGTAACCGTGTATACTAGGCTGGAAACAGGGTCTCAGGTAAAAGCTTTTCGAGCAGAAAAAGAGATACAAGCACCAATGGAGGATATCCTCAAAATCCTTTCCGACATCTCCACATATACTCAATGGTATGACCATTGCAAATCTGCAGAGAAACTTTCCATCGGTGAAAACTCCTTCATCTACCAGATGGAGTTTGCTATGCCTTTTCCGTTCAGCAATCGCTATGTAGTAAATGAGGTCATCGTCACGCAAACGGACTCGATCACATTCCTGGACTTTCAACAAGTGTCAGGTGTCAAGTATTATCTGGAAAAGGCTGTCCGAATGCCTGTATCCAAAGGCAATTGGATTTTGACAAGTACGGGACCCTCAACTACGTATGTATCTCACCAATACCTCGGTGATCCAGCAGGTCATATTCCTAGCGGACTGATCAATATGCTCTTGGTATCAGGGCCGATCAATACGCTCGTCCAGCTAGAGGAATTTATCTTGTCTCAATGAATGTTTCTTTTTTTGAAAAAATTGCAGGGCAGCATTCATCCCCGCCCCATCGCGTCATCACGGAAGGGCATCCGCCGAGGCGGATTTCTGCAAGTGCACCGGCCCGCGGGTAATCCGGCTCCCGCTCGACAATCCCTTCCTCTCCCGGCAAAAGACAAGCCCTAGCATGCACGAGGCGTGAGATCCCGTATAAATTTCCCCGCCCACAGCCTCCAACCCTTCGAAATTTTACGGGATGACGCATTTTTTTTTGCTTGGCATGATGCTCCCCGCTCGGGAGACTCCCGATCGGGGCAAGTGCACCGGCC is a window from the Pontibacter sp. G13 genome containing:
- a CDS encoding START domain-containing protein, which translates into the protein MKRLISTIWVLLIASNLLGQAWELASNKRGVTVYTRLETGSQVKAFRAEKEIQAPMEDILKILSDISTYTQWYDHCKSAEKLSIGENSFIYQMEFAMPFPFSNRYVVNEVIVTQTDSITFLDFQQVSGVKYYLEKAVRMPVSKGNWILTSTGPSTTYVSHQYLGDPAGHIPSGLINMLLVSGPINTLVQLEEFILSQ